A region from the Gossypium hirsutum isolate 1008001.06 chromosome A08, Gossypium_hirsutum_v2.1, whole genome shotgun sequence genome encodes:
- the LOC107932819 gene encoding aldehyde oxidase GLOX1 produces MMASLFWRGLIILPLLFVYVNGEHFLYPKRHVGKAELAGYKGPDSLAVDGGGFYSGPLIADDDGSAAGGNAGGTTEVKVENLGKVDGDNTNGNANSVESTQVAAKNGISNGNIVEAKTTFKGSWEVFVENAGVSAMHLILLPKINQALMFDATVWKISKMKLPGPPCRRIEGTNEEDCYVHSILMDVETGKIRPLRLNYDTWCSSGALDSNGRLVSTGGYNNGSDTVRILDLCDTCGWEEYPGALGNGRWYATQVTLGDGRFMVFGGRDFPTYEFVPPQGQKNTLKDVVDFNLLVETHDPVENNLYPFVYLSTDGNVFIFANNRSVLLNPNTQTIIHEFPVLPNGARNYPASGSACLLPIMLKPNEDRRVIPAEVLICGGASHDAYAKADLQRPKVFLPGNTDCARLDITKRNGKWKIINMPSARLLGDMAVLPTGDVLIVNGAKTGSAGWDDAREPNLNPVLYKYQTDGTGSKFTVLNPSNIPRMYHSSFALLPDAKILIAGSNTNPGYLDDALFPTEVRVEKFSPHYLDPNLAMFRQEIIVEKSNNQVKYGQKLTVQIRGNGEIDQQKLQVTVYSPPFVTHGISMNQRLIQLGIVEFNKNVAPNTNNIVLQAPMNGNIAPPGYYMLFVNYNGVPCRQSMWVQFLP; encoded by the exons atgatggcGTCGTTGTTTTGGAGAGGTCTTATTATATTACCTCTCCTTTTTGTATATGTCAACGGCGAGCATTTTTTGTACCCTAAACGTCATGTTGGCAAAGCCGAGTTAGCCGGTTACAAGGGGCCAGACTCACTGGCCGTTGATGGTGGTGGTTTTTATAGTGGTCCCTTGATTGCCGATGACGATGGATCTGCTGCTGGCGGTAATGCTGGTGGAACTACTGAGGTGAAGGTTGAAAACCTTGGAAAGGTCGACGGTGATAATACTAATGGCAATGCAAATAGTGTCGAATCAACTCAAGTTGCTGCCAAAAATGGAATTAGCAACGGAAATATTGTGGAGGCTAAAACTACGTTTAAAGGGAGTTGGGAAGTATTTGTTGAGAACGCCGGTGTTTCCGCCATGCATTTGATATTGCTTCCTAAGATCAACCAAGCTTTGATGTTCGATGCCACAGTGTGGAAAATCTCAAAAATGAAATTACCGGGACCGCCGTGCCGACGTATCGAGGGAACCAATGAAGAAGATTGCTATGTTCATTCGATTCTTATGGACGTTGAAACAGGAAAGATTAGGCCACTTAGG TTGAACTATGACACTTGGTGTTCATCGGGTGCCCTTGATAGCAATGGTCGATTGGTAAGTACTGGCGGTTATAACAATGGCTCTGACACCGTGAGAATCCTTGACTTATGCGATACTTGTGGGTGGGAAGAATATCCTGGTGCACTTGGAAATGGAAGATG gtaCGCAACCCAAGTAACCTTAGGCGATGGTAGATTCATGGTGTTCGGCGGTCGAGATTTCCCAACATATGAATTTGTTCCTCCACAAGGCCAGAAAAACACCCTTAAAGATGTAGTCGATTTTAATTTATTGGTGGAAACACACGATCCGGTGGAGAACAATTTGTACCCTTTCGTTTACCTTTCGACTGATGGAAATGTCTTCATCTTCGCTAACAATCGTTCGGTTCTTTTGAACCCTAACACCCAAACGATCATCCACGAGTTCCCAGTGCTCCCCAATGGTGCTCGTAATTATCCTGCGTCAGGAAGTGCTTGCCTCCTTCCGATCATGCTCAAGCCTAATGAAGATCGTAGAGTGATCCCCGCCGAGGTTTTGATATGCGGTGGCGCATCACATGATGCGTACGCCAAGGCCGATTTGCAACGTCCTAAAGTGTTTTTGCCAGGGAACACCGACTGTGCTCGCCTTGATATCACCAAAAGGAACGGCAAATGGAAGATCATAAACATGCCATCAGCTCGTCTGTTGGGAGACATGGCCGTTTTACCAACAGGAGATGTGCTTATTGTTAACGGTGCCAAGACTGGTTCAGCTGGTTGGGATGACGCTAGGGAGCCGAATTTGAACCCTGTTTTGTACAAATATCAAACCGATGGAACTGGTTCCAAATTCACTGTGCTTAACCCATCCAACATCCCCCGCATGTACCACTCCTCATTTGCACTCCTTCCTGACGCAAAAATCCTCATTGCTGGAAGCAACACGAACCCCGGTTACCTCGATGATGCATTGTTCCCCACTGAAGTCCGGGTCGAGAAATTCTCACCACATTACTTGGACCCGAACTTGGCCATGTTCCGACAAGAGATCATTGTCGAGAAGTCCAATAACCAAGTGAAGTACGGCCAGAAACTCACAGTACAGATCCGTGGAAATGGCGAAATCGACCAACAAAAACTTCAAGTGACGGTTTACTCACCACCATTTGTGACCCATGGGATCTCCATGAATCAGAGATTGATTCAATTGGGAATTGTGGAATTTAACAAAAATGTTGCTCCAAATACAAACAACATTGTTCTTCAAGCTCCCATGAATGGCAACATTGCGCCACCTGGTTATTACATGCTCTTCGTAAACTATAATGGGGTGCCTTGCCGCCAATCAATGTGGGTTCAATTTTTGCCATAG
- the LOC107932824 gene encoding aldehyde oxidase GLOX1, translated as MGLFWRVLIILPLFFAYVNCEYFTYPSRHTGKAELAGFKGPDSLATDGGGFFSGPLVVNDDVTATPGNQGGTTEVTVGKPGDDILDASLADGNDGVGKANMIEAATTFKGSWELFLENGGVSAMHLILLPKINQALMFDATVWKISKIKLPGPPCRHVEGTNEEDCFAHSVLMDIDTGKLRTLRLKYDTWCSSGGLDINGRLVSTGGYNNGSDTVRILDLCDTCDWKEYPGALANGRWYATQVTLGDGKFMVFGGRDFPTYEFVPPEGKKNTHQDVVDFKFLVETHDPVENNLYPFVYLSTDGNVFIFANNRSVLLNPNTHNIIHEFPVLPNGARNYPASGSACLLPIILKPNEDRRVIPAEILICGGAPHDAYEKADLQRPKVFLPGSSDCARLDFTKRNSKWKILNMPSARLLGDMAVLPTGDVLIVNGAKTGSAGWDDAREPNLNPVLYKFKTDGTGSKFTVLNPSNIPRMYHSSFAVLPDAKVLIAGSNTNPGYLDDALFPTEVRVEKFSPHYLDPNLAMFRQEIIAEKSNNQLKYGQKFTVQIRGNGVIDQQKLQVTMYSPPFVTHGICMNQRLIQLGILEFNKDVAPNINDIVLQAPMNGNIAQPGYYMLFVNYNGVPCLRSMWVQILP; from the exons atgGGATTGTTTTGGAGAGTTCTTATTATATTACCTCTCTTTTTTGCATATGTCAACTGTGAATACTTTACGTACCCTTCCCGTCATACTGGCAAAGCCGAGTTAGCCGGTTTCAAGGGGCCGGACTCTCTTGCTACCGATGGTGGCGGTTTCTTTAGCGGTCCCTTGGTTGTCAATGATGATGTAACTGCTACTCCCGGCAACCAAGGTGGAACTACTGAGGTGACAGTTGGAAAGCCCGGAGACGATATCCTCGATGCGTCTCTAGCTGATGGCAATGATGGAGTTGGCAAGGCAAATATGATTGAGGCTGCAACTACGTTTAAAGGGAGTTGGGAATTGTTCCTTGAGAATGGCGGTGTTTCCGCCATGCATTTGATATTACTTCCTAAGATCAATCAAGCTTTGATGTTTGACGCCACAGTGTGGAAGATCTCGAAGATAAAATTACCAGGACCGCCATGCCGACACGTCGAGGGAACCAATGAAGAAGATTGCTTTGCTCATTCGGTTCTCATGGACATTGATACAGGAAAGCTTAGGACACTTAGG TTGAAATATGACACTTGGTGTTCATCAGGTGGTCTTGATATCAATGGTCGATTGGTAAGCACTGGTGGTTATAACAATGGCTCCGACACCGTGAGAATCCTCGACTTATGTGATACTTGTGATTGGAAAGAATATCCCGGTGCACTTGCAAATGGAAGATG GTATGCCACACAAGTAACCTTAGGTGATGGTAAATTCATGGTGTTCGGAGGTCGAGATTTCCCGACATACGAATTTGTTCCGCCAGAAGGCAAGAAAAACACCCATCAAGATGTGGTCGATTTCAAGTTCTTGGTGGAAACACACGACCCCGTAGAGAATAATTTGTACCCTTTCGTTTACCTTTCGACTGACGGCAACGTCTTCATCTTCGCTAACAACCGTTCAGTTCTTTTGAACCCTAACACCCACAATATCATCCACGAGTTCCCGGTGCTCCCTAATGGTGCTCGAAATTATCCTGCGTCAGGAAGTGCTTGCCTCCTTCCGATCATACTCAAGCCTAATGAGGACCGCAGAGTGATCCCCGCTGAAATTTTGATATGCGGTGGAGCACCGCACGATGCGTATGAAAAAGCTGATTTGCAGCGTCCTAAGGTGTTTTTGCCCGGGAGCAGTGATTGTGCTCGCCTTGATTTCACCAAAAGGAACAGCAAATGGAAAATCTTAAACATGCCGTCAGCTCGTCTGTTGGGAGACATGGCGGTTCTTCCAACAGGAGATGTGCTTATTGTTAACGGTGCAAAGACCGGTTCAGCCGGTTGGGATGACGCCAGGGAGCCGAATTTGAACCCTGTTTTGTACAAATTCAAAACCGATGGAACTGGCTCCAAGTTCACCGTGCTTAACCCATCCAACATCCCTCGCATGTACCACTCATCGTTCGCTGTCCTCCCTGACGCAAAAGTCCTCATCGCTGGAAGCAACACGAACCCAGGTTACCTCGATGACGCATTGTTTCCCACTGAAGTTCGGGTCGAGAAATTCTCGCCACATTATTTAGACCCTAACTTGGCCATGTTCCGACAAGAGATTATCGCCGAAAAGTCCAATAACCAATTGAAGTATGGCCAAAAATTCACAGTGCAGATCCGAGGAAACGGTGTAATCGACCAACAAAAACTTCAAGTGACGATGTACTCGCCGCCGTTTGTGACCCACGGAATCTGCATGAATCAGAGATTGATTCAATTGGGAATTTTGGAATTTAATAAAGATGTAGCCCCAAATATAAATGACATTGTTCTTCAAGCTCCCATGAATGGCAACATTGCGCAACCTGGTTATTACATGCTCTTCGTGAACTACAATGGGGTGCCTTGCCTTCGATCGATGTGGGTACAAATTTTGCCATAA
- the LOC107932825 gene encoding aldehyde oxidase GLOX1, translating to MGLFWRVLVALPFFFAYVNGEHFTYPSRHPGKAELAGFKGPDSLATDGGGFFSGPLIVDDDVAATTGNQGGTTEVTVGKPGDDTLETSLANDGIGNANMIEAATTFKGSWELFLENGGVSAMHLILLPKINQALMFDATVWKISKIKLPGPPCRHVEGTNEEDCFAHSVLMDIDTGKLRPLRLKYDTWCSSGGLDINGRLVSTGGYNNGSDTVRILDLCDTCDWKEYPGALANGRWYATQVTLGDGKFMVFGGRDFPTYEFVPPEGKKNTHQDVVDFKFLVETHDPVENNLYPFVYLSTDGNVFIFANNRSVLLNPKTHNIIHEFPVLPNGARNYPASGSACLLPIILKPNEDRKVIPAEILVCGGAPHDAYEKADLQRPKVFLPGSCDCARLDFTKRDSKWNIFNMPSARLLGDMAVLPTGDVLIVNGAKTGSAGWDDAREPNLNPVLYKFQTDGTGSKFTVLNPSNIPRMYHSSFAILPDAKVLIAGSNTNPGYLDDALFPTEVRVEKFSPHYLDPNLAMFRQEIITEKSDNQLKYGQKFTVQIRGNGVIDQQKLQVTIYSPPFVTHGICMNQRLIQLGILEFNKDVAPNTNNIVLQAPMNGNIAQPGYYMLFVNYNGVPCLRSMWVQILP from the exons atgGGATTGTTTTGGAGAGTTCTTGTTGCATTACCTTTCTTTTTTGCATATGTGAATGGTGAACATTTTACGTACCCTTCTCGTCATCCTGGCAAAGCCGAGTTAGCCGGTTTCAAGGGGCCGGACTCTCTTGCTACCGATGGTGGCGGTTTCTTTAGCGGTCCCTTGATTGTTGATGATGATGTAGCTGCTACTACAGGCAACCAAGGTGGAACTACCGAGGTGACGGTTGGAAAGCCCGGAGATGATACCCTCGAAACCTCTCTAGCCAATGATGGAATTGGCAATGCAAATATGATTGAGGCTGCAACTACGTTTAAAGGGAGTTGGGAATTGTTCCTTGAGAATGGCGGTGTTTCCGCCATGCATTTGATATTGCTTCCTAAGATCAATCAGGCTTTGATGTTTGACGCCACAGTGTGGAAGATCTCGAAGATAAAATTACCGGGACCGCCATGCCGACACGTTGAGGGAACCAATGAAGAAGATTGCTTTGCTCATTCGGTTCTCATGGACATTGATACAGGAAAGCTTAGGCCACTTAGG TTGAAATATGACACTTGGTGTTCATCGGGTGGTCTTGATATCAATGGTCGATTGGTAAGCACTGGCGGGTATAACAATGGCTCCGACACCGTGAGAATCCTCGACTTATGCGATACTTGTGATTGGAAAGAATATCCTGGTGCACTTGCAAATGGAAGATG GTATGCCACACAAGTAACCTTAGGTGACGGTAAATTTATGGTGTTCGGAGGTCGAGATTTTCCGACATATGAATTTGTTCCACCAGAAGGCAAGAAAAACACCCACCAAGATGTGGTCGATTTCAAGTTCTTGGTGGAAACACACGATCCCGTAGAGAATAATTTGTACCCTTTCGTTTACCTTTCGACTGATGGCAACGTCTTCATCTTCGCTAATAATCGTTCGGTTCTTTTGAACCCTAAAACCCACAATATCATCCACGAGTTTCCGGTGCTCCCTAATGGTGCTCGTAATTATCCAGCATCAGGAAGTGCTTGCCTCCTTCCGATTATACTCAAGCCTAATGAGGATCGCAAAGTGATCCCCGCTGAGATTTTGGTATGCGGTGGAGCACCGCACGATGCGTATGAAAAAGCTGATTTGCAGCGTCCTAAAGTGTTCTTGCCCGGGAGCTGTGATTGTGCTCGCCTTGATTTCACTAAAAGGGACAGCAAATGGAATATCTTTAACATGCCTTCGGCTCGTCTGTTGGGAGACATGGCAGTTCTTCCAACAGGAGATGTGCTTATTGTTAACGGTGCAAAGACTGGTTCAGCCGGTTGGGATGATGCTAGGGAGCCGAATTTGAACCCTGTTTTGTACAAATTCCAAACCGATGGAACTGGTTCCAAGTTCACTGTGCTTAACCCATCCAACATCCCTCGCATGTACCACTCCTCATTCGCTATCCTCCCTGATGCTAAAGTCCTCATCGCCGGAAGCAACACGAACCCAGGTTACCTAGATGATGCATTATTTCCCACTGAAGTTCGGGTCGAGAAATTCTCGCCACATTACTTGGACCCTAACTTGGCCATGTTCCGACAAGAGATCATCACCGAAAAGTCTGATAACCAATTGAAGTATGGCCAGAAATTCACAGTACAGATTCGGGGAAACGGCGTAATCGACCAACAAAAACTTCAAGTGACGATTTACTCGCCGCCGTTTGTGACCCACGGGATTTGCATGAATCAGAGATTAATTCAATTGGGAATTTTGGAATTTAATAAAGATGTAGCCCCAAATACAAACAACATTGTTCTTCAAGCTCCCATGAATGGCAACATTGCACAACCTGGTTATTACATGCTCTTTGTGAACTACAATGGGGTGCCTTGCCTTCGATCGATGTGGGTACAAATTTTGCCATAA